Proteins from a genomic interval of Arvicola amphibius chromosome 10, mArvAmp1.2, whole genome shotgun sequence:
- the Slc29a4 gene encoding equilibrative nucleoside transporter 4 isoform X1 — MGSIGSQRLKESCVAATSGQSVVTSFSFDNFQLETTAEGAQDPSVRVRGVPTFTDSAVEEPVPDDRYHAIYFAMLLAGVGFLLPYNSFITDVDYLHHKYPGTSIVFDMSLTYILVALAAVLLNNVVVERLNLHTRITTGYLLALGPLLFISICDVWLQLFSHDQAYAINLAAVGTVAFGCTVQQSSFYGYTGLLPKRYTQGVMTGESTAGVMISLSRILTKLLLPDERASTIIFFLVSAGLELLCFLLHLLVRRSRFVLYYTTRPRDSRPVRAGYRVHHDVASGDIHFEHQTPSLSSSRSPKDSPAHEVTHSSSGAYMRFDVPHPRVKRSWPTFRALLLHRYVVARVIWADMLSIAVTYFITLCLFPGLESEIRHCVLGEWLPILVMAVFNLSDFVGKILAALPVDWRGTHLLACSCLRVVFIPLFILCVYPSGMPTLRHPAWPCVFSLLMGISNGYFGSVPMILAAGKVSPKQRELAGNTMTVSYMSGLTLGSAVAYCTYSLTRDAHSSCFQTATANDSIPVGP; from the exons ATGGGCTCCATTGGAAGCCAGCGCCTCAAGGAGTCCTGTGTGGCAGCCACATCTGGCCAGAGTGTGGTGACAAGCTTCAGCTTTGACAATTTCCAGCTAGAGACAACAGCAGAGGGGGCTCAGGATCCAAGTGTCAGAGTCAGGGGTGTCCCCACTTTCACAGACTCCG CTGTAGAGGAACCTGTGCCAGATGACCGCTACCATGCCATCTACTTTGCCATGCTGCTGGCTGGCGTGGGCTTCCTACTGCCATACAACAGCTTTATCACCGACGTGGACTATCTTCACCACAAGTACCCAG GGACCTCCATTGTGTTCGACATGAGCCTCACCTATATCTTGGTGGCGCTGGCGGCTGTGCTGCTGAACAACGTTGTGGTGGAGAGGCTGAACCTGCACACCAGGATCACCACAG GCTACCTCCTTGCCTTGGGTCCCTTGCTCTTCATCAGCATATGCGATGTGTGGCTGCAGCTCTTCTCTCACGACCAGGCTTATGCCATCAACCTGGCTGCCGTGGGCACCGTGGCTTTTGGATGCACAG TGCAGCAATCCAGCTTCTATGGCTACACGGGACTACTGCCCAAGAGGTACACGCAAGGCGTGATGACTGGAGAGA GTACTGCAGGGGTGATGATCTCTCTGAGCCGGATCCTCACGAAACTGCTGCTCCCGGATGAGCGTGCCAGCACCATCATCTTCTTCCTGGTCTCCGCGGGGCTGGagctgctctgcttcctgctgcacCTGTTGGTGCGGCGTAGCCGCTTCGTGCTCTACTACACCACACGGCCTCGTGACAGCCGCCCCGTCCGGGCAGGCTACCGGGTGCACCATGATGTCGCCTCAGGAGACATCCACTTT GAGCACCAAACCCCATCCCTGTCCAGCAGCAGGTCCCCGAAGGACAGCCCAGCCCATGAGGTGACCCACAGCAGCAGTGGGGCCTACATGCGTTTCGATGTGCCTCATCCGCGAGTCAAACGGAGCTGGCCCACCTTCAGGG CTCTGCTGTTGCACCGATATGTTGTGGCGCGGGTCATCTGGGCCGACATGCTGTCCATTGCGGTCACCTATTTCATTACACTGTGCCTGTTCCCTGGCCTGGAGTCCGAGATCCGCCACTGTGTGCTGGGCGAGTGGCTGCCCATCCTCGTCATGGCCGTGTTCAACTTATCAGACTTCGTAGGCAAG ATCCTGGCAGCCTTACCCGTGGACTGGCGGGGCACTCATCTGCTTGCCTGTTCTTGCCTCCGCGTGGTCTTCATCCCTCTGTTCATTCTGTGCGTCTACCCCAGTGGCATGCCCACCCTCCGCCACCCCGCCTGGCCCTGCGTCTTCTCGCTGCTCATGGGCATCAGCAATGGCTACTTTGGCAGTGTGCCCATGATCCTGGCAGCCGGGAAAGTGAGCCCCAAGCAGCGGGAGCTGGCAG GAAATACCATGACCGTGTCCTATATGTCGGGGCTAACCCTGGGCTCTGCTGTGGCCTACTGCACCTACAGCCTCACCCGTGATGCCCACAGCAGCTGCTTCCAAACGGCCACCGCCAACGACTCCATCCCTGTCGGCCCCTGA
- the Slc29a4 gene encoding equilibrative nucleoside transporter 4 isoform X2, whose translation MGSIGSQRLKESCVAATSGQSVVTSFSFDNFQLETTAEGAQDPSVRVRGVPTFTDSAVEEPVPDDRYHAIYFAMLLAGVGFLLPYNSFITDVDYLHHKYPGTSIVFDMSLTYILVALAAVLLNNVVVERLNLHTRITTAYAMCGCSSSLTTRLMPSTWLPWAPWLLDAQQSSFYGYTGLLPKRYTQGVMTGESTAGVMISLSRILTKLLLPDERASTIIFFLVSAGLELLCFLLHLLVRRSRFVLYYTTRPRDSRPVRAGYRVHHDVASGDIHFEHQTPSLSSSRSPKDSPAHEVTHSSSGAYMRFDVPHPRVKRSWPTFRALLLHRYVVARVIWADMLSIAVTYFITLCLFPGLESEIRHCVLGEWLPILVMAVFNLSDFVGKILAALPVDWRGTHLLACSCLRVVFIPLFILCVYPSGMPTLRHPAWPCVFSLLMGISNGYFGSVPMILAAGKVSPKQRELAGNTMTVSYMSGLTLGSAVAYCTYSLTRDAHSSCFQTATANDSIPVGP comes from the exons ATGGGCTCCATTGGAAGCCAGCGCCTCAAGGAGTCCTGTGTGGCAGCCACATCTGGCCAGAGTGTGGTGACAAGCTTCAGCTTTGACAATTTCCAGCTAGAGACAACAGCAGAGGGGGCTCAGGATCCAAGTGTCAGAGTCAGGGGTGTCCCCACTTTCACAGACTCCG CTGTAGAGGAACCTGTGCCAGATGACCGCTACCATGCCATCTACTTTGCCATGCTGCTGGCTGGCGTGGGCTTCCTACTGCCATACAACAGCTTTATCACCGACGTGGACTATCTTCACCACAAGTACCCAG GGACCTCCATTGTGTTCGACATGAGCCTCACCTATATCTTGGTGGCGCTGGCGGCTGTGCTGCTGAACAACGTTGTGGTGGAGAGGCTGAACCTGCACACCAGGATCACCACAG CATATGCGATGTGTGGCTGCAGCTCTTCTCTCACGACCAGGCTTATGCCATCAACCTGGCTGCCGTGGGCACCGTGGCTTTTGGATGCACAG CAATCCAGCTTCTATGGCTACACGGGACTACTGCCCAAGAGGTACACGCAAGGCGTGATGACTGGAGAGA GTACTGCAGGGGTGATGATCTCTCTGAGCCGGATCCTCACGAAACTGCTGCTCCCGGATGAGCGTGCCAGCACCATCATCTTCTTCCTGGTCTCCGCGGGGCTGGagctgctctgcttcctgctgcacCTGTTGGTGCGGCGTAGCCGCTTCGTGCTCTACTACACCACACGGCCTCGTGACAGCCGCCCCGTCCGGGCAGGCTACCGGGTGCACCATGATGTCGCCTCAGGAGACATCCACTTT GAGCACCAAACCCCATCCCTGTCCAGCAGCAGGTCCCCGAAGGACAGCCCAGCCCATGAGGTGACCCACAGCAGCAGTGGGGCCTACATGCGTTTCGATGTGCCTCATCCGCGAGTCAAACGGAGCTGGCCCACCTTCAGGG CTCTGCTGTTGCACCGATATGTTGTGGCGCGGGTCATCTGGGCCGACATGCTGTCCATTGCGGTCACCTATTTCATTACACTGTGCCTGTTCCCTGGCCTGGAGTCCGAGATCCGCCACTGTGTGCTGGGCGAGTGGCTGCCCATCCTCGTCATGGCCGTGTTCAACTTATCAGACTTCGTAGGCAAG ATCCTGGCAGCCTTACCCGTGGACTGGCGGGGCACTCATCTGCTTGCCTGTTCTTGCCTCCGCGTGGTCTTCATCCCTCTGTTCATTCTGTGCGTCTACCCCAGTGGCATGCCCACCCTCCGCCACCCCGCCTGGCCCTGCGTCTTCTCGCTGCTCATGGGCATCAGCAATGGCTACTTTGGCAGTGTGCCCATGATCCTGGCAGCCGGGAAAGTGAGCCCCAAGCAGCGGGAGCTGGCAG GAAATACCATGACCGTGTCCTATATGTCGGGGCTAACCCTGGGCTCTGCTGTGGCCTACTGCACCTACAGCCTCACCCGTGATGCCCACAGCAGCTGCTTCCAAACGGCCACCGCCAACGACTCCATCCCTGTCGGCCCCTGA